A genomic stretch from Mycobacterium cookii includes:
- a CDS encoding type II toxin-antitoxin system PemK/MazF family toxin — protein sequence MNRGEIWTVAGGVYATKPRPAVIIQDDLFAATSSVTVAPMTSTLLDAPLIRIRIGAGRLSGLDHDSDVMVDKLTTVRRSNIHARVGRLNAEQLVMTERALMAFLGLAS from the coding sequence GTGAATCGGGGGGAGATTTGGACCGTGGCGGGCGGCGTCTATGCAACGAAGCCTCGTCCGGCGGTGATTATCCAGGATGACCTTTTCGCTGCAACGAGTTCGGTGACGGTCGCTCCGATGACGAGCACACTGTTGGACGCTCCGCTGATACGCATACGCATCGGCGCAGGCCGCTTGTCAGGACTGGACCACGACAGCGACGTGATGGTCGACAAGCTCACAACCGTTCGGAGATCAAACATCCACGCTCGCGTCGGCCGACTCAACGCCGAACAACTCGTCATGACCGAACGAGCATTGATGGCATTCCTCGGCCTTGCGAGCTAA
- a CDS encoding dihydrofolate reductase family protein has translation MGKLIYGFNVSVDGYIADAQGNIDWSDPSEELHQYWNDFERETAVSIYGRRLYELMSAYWPTADKTPDATPVIVDFAHIWRDMPKVVFSRTLESVDWNSRLERGDPVEVVTKLKADIDGRLEVAGATLAAPIVRAGLVDEYRIVLTPTAVGGGTPFFPTLPSWISLRLLENRTFPGGTVLLRYEAKRD, from the coding sequence ATGGGCAAACTCATCTATGGCTTCAACGTCTCGGTGGACGGGTACATCGCCGACGCGCAAGGCAACATCGATTGGTCTGATCCGAGCGAAGAACTGCACCAGTACTGGAACGACTTCGAGCGGGAGACCGCCGTGTCGATCTACGGTCGGCGGCTCTACGAACTGATGTCCGCGTACTGGCCGACCGCCGACAAGACCCCGGACGCCACCCCTGTGATCGTCGACTTCGCGCACATCTGGCGCGACATGCCGAAGGTCGTGTTTTCGCGCACCCTGGAGTCGGTCGACTGGAACTCCCGCCTGGAACGCGGCGACCCGGTGGAGGTGGTGACGAAGCTGAAAGCCGACATCGACGGCAGGCTCGAGGTGGCCGGCGCGACGCTGGCCGCACCCATCGTGCGGGCCGGACTGGTGGACGAGTACCGAATCGTGCTCACGCCCACCGCAGTGGGCGGCGGCACGCCGTTCTTCCCGACACTGCCGTCATGGATCTCGCTGCGACTGTTGGAGAACCGCACCTTTCCGGGCGGAACGGTCCTGCTGCGCTACGAGGCGAAACGGGACTGA
- a CDS encoding class I SAM-dependent methyltransferase, which yields MTTTKEPASTATGKLSLADVLAVLTRGATESLRFTAYDGSSAGAEDAQLGMDLLTPRGTTYLATAPGELGLARAYVAGDIEARGVHPGDPYDVLKLLAEKVAFTRPSPRLMAGIIRAVGIEHLLPAAPPPQEMLPRWRRVAEGMRHSRTRDAGAIRYHYDVSNSFYEWVLGPSMTYTCAVYPESDATLEAAQDNKYRLIFEKLRLQPGDRLLDVGCGWGGMVRYAAHRGVHAIGATLSAQQAAWAQTAIQAEGLGELAEVRHCDYRDVDETGFDAVSSIGLTEHIGVKNYPSYFGFLKSKLRTDGLLLNHCITRNNNKANFRASSFTDRYVFPDGELTGSGRILSHIQDVGFEVLHAENFRHHYAMTLRDWSRNLVAHWDEAVAEVGIATAKVWGLYMAASRVAFEQNNIQLHHVLASNLAKHGNDGLPLRPWWQA from the coding sequence ATGACGACCACCAAGGAGCCGGCGTCGACCGCGACCGGCAAGTTGAGCCTCGCTGACGTCTTGGCGGTCCTCACCCGCGGCGCGACGGAATCGTTACGGTTCACTGCCTACGACGGCAGTAGCGCCGGAGCCGAAGACGCCCAACTGGGAATGGACCTGCTGACTCCTCGCGGTACGACCTATTTGGCCACCGCGCCAGGTGAACTCGGTCTGGCCCGCGCGTACGTTGCCGGTGACATCGAGGCGCGCGGTGTTCACCCCGGCGATCCCTACGACGTGCTCAAGTTGCTGGCCGAAAAGGTCGCGTTCACCAGGCCTTCGCCGCGACTGATGGCCGGCATCATCCGCGCGGTCGGCATCGAGCATCTCCTGCCGGCAGCGCCACCGCCGCAGGAAATGCTTCCGCGCTGGCGCCGAGTCGCCGAGGGCATGCGGCACAGCAGGACTCGTGATGCCGGGGCCATCCGATACCACTACGACGTCTCCAACTCCTTCTACGAGTGGGTCTTGGGACCGTCGATGACCTATACGTGCGCGGTCTATCCGGAGTCCGACGCAACGCTGGAGGCGGCCCAGGACAACAAGTACCGGCTGATTTTCGAGAAGCTGAGGTTGCAGCCGGGGGACCGGCTACTCGACGTCGGCTGTGGATGGGGTGGCATGGTGCGCTACGCCGCCCACCGCGGCGTCCATGCCATCGGCGCGACATTGTCCGCACAGCAGGCTGCTTGGGCTCAAACAGCGATCCAGGCCGAAGGTCTCGGCGAACTTGCCGAGGTGCGTCACTGCGACTATCGCGACGTCGACGAAACCGGTTTCGACGCAGTCTCTTCGATCGGTCTGACCGAACATATCGGCGTGAAGAATTATCCGTCATATTTCGGGTTCCTCAAGTCCAAGTTGCGCACCGACGGTTTGCTGCTCAACCACTGCATCACCCGCAACAACAACAAGGCGAACTTCCGCGCGAGCAGCTTCACCGATCGCTACGTCTTTCCGGACGGCGAGCTGACAGGGTCGGGCCGCATTCTTTCCCACATCCAAGACGTGGGATTCGAGGTGCTCCACGCGGAAAATTTTCGTCACCACTACGCGATGACGTTGCGTGACTGGTCCCGCAACCTCGTCGCGCACTGGGACGAGGCTGTCGCCGAGGTTGGCATCGCCACCGCGAAGGTGTGGGGCTTGTACATGGCGGCGTCCCGGGTGGCGTTCGAACAGAACAATATTCAACTGCACCACGTGCTCGCGTCCAACCTCGCCAAACATGGTAACGACGGCCTGCCACTGCGCCCATGGTGGCAGGCCTAA
- a CDS encoding FAD-binding oxidoreductase — MPVPASAPTAHVEGVERFLASYRSIPPTAGVRLAKASSNLFRERARFSTPGLDVSGLTNVISVDPEARTADVAGMCTYENLVAATLPYGLSPLVVPQLKTITLGGAVAGLGIESASFRNGLPHESVLELDILTGTGELLTASAQQHADLFRAYPNSYGTLGYSTRLRIELESVKPFVSLRHVRFHSLSHLMAAMNRIIDTAEFDGVSVDYLDGVVFSATESYLSLGVRTAAPGPTSDYTGQRIYYRSIQHDTDTTEDRLTTHDYFWRWDTDWFWCSGAFGAQNPRLRRWWPRRYRRSSVYWKLVALDRRFGIADRIEKRNGRPPRERVVQDVELPLERTTEFLEWFLKAVPIAPIWLCPLRLRDHDGWSLYPLRPGRSYVNVGFWSSVPAGVADGATNRLIEEKVGSLDGHKSLYSDSYYSREEFDELYGGETYKTAKKIYDPDSRFLDLYAKAVQRR; from the coding sequence ATGCCTGTCCCTGCATCCGCACCTACGGCACATGTCGAAGGCGTCGAACGGTTTTTGGCGAGCTACCGTTCGATTCCCCCGACGGCGGGTGTTCGACTGGCCAAGGCCTCCTCCAATTTGTTCCGCGAACGCGCTAGATTCAGCACTCCTGGACTAGACGTTTCAGGGCTGACGAACGTCATATCGGTTGACCCGGAGGCACGCACCGCCGACGTTGCCGGCATGTGCACCTACGAAAATCTGGTGGCAGCGACGCTCCCGTATGGTCTGTCGCCGCTGGTGGTCCCGCAATTGAAGACCATCACGCTGGGCGGGGCAGTAGCCGGGTTGGGTATCGAGTCGGCCTCCTTCCGCAACGGCCTGCCTCACGAGTCGGTGCTGGAGTTGGATATCCTCACCGGCACAGGAGAATTGCTCACCGCCTCCGCCCAGCAGCACGCCGACCTCTTCCGCGCATACCCGAATTCTTATGGCACACTGGGATATTCGACACGGTTGCGCATCGAACTAGAATCCGTCAAACCGTTCGTCTCGTTGCGGCATGTGCGGTTCCACTCGCTCAGCCACCTGATGGCGGCGATGAACCGCATCATCGACACCGCCGAATTCGACGGTGTCTCTGTCGACTATCTCGACGGCGTGGTGTTCAGCGCCACCGAGAGCTACTTGTCTCTCGGTGTACGCACCGCGGCGCCCGGCCCGACCAGTGACTACACCGGACAACGCATCTACTACCGCTCCATCCAGCACGACACCGACACCACAGAAGACCGGTTGACAACGCACGACTATTTCTGGCGGTGGGACACCGATTGGTTCTGGTGCTCCGGTGCTTTCGGTGCACAGAATCCCCGTCTGCGACGCTGGTGGCCGCGACGCTACCGCCGCAGCAGCGTGTACTGGAAGCTGGTCGCACTCGACCGGCGGTTCGGCATCGCCGACCGCATCGAAAAGCGCAATGGCCGTCCTCCTCGGGAACGGGTGGTCCAAGATGTCGAGCTTCCGCTAGAACGCACGACGGAGTTCTTGGAATGGTTTCTCAAGGCGGTGCCGATCGCTCCGATCTGGTTGTGTCCGTTGCGGTTACGCGATCATGACGGTTGGTCGCTGTATCCGCTCCGGCCGGGACGCAGCTACGTCAATGTCGGCTTCTGGTCGTCGGTTCCGGCGGGCGTGGCCGATGGCGCGACGAATCGATTGATCGAGGAGAAGGTCGGCTCGCTGGACGGGCACAAATCGCTTTACTCCGACTCCTACTACAGCAGAGAAGAGTTCGACGAACTCTACGGCGGCGAAACGTACAAGACCGCGAAGAAAATCTACGATCCGGATTCCCGCTTTCTCGACCTATACGCAAAGGCGGTGCAACGACGATGA
- the trhA gene encoding PAQR family membrane homeostasis protein TrhA, protein MTPRRADPKAASPAGDLVTPVVDDLPQGLADTVADLIGRPRARGWIHLCSAAIATVGGLALVSVAGITSTQKAVLATLIYTVTIVAMFSVSAIYHRKHWHNPVALKWMQRLDHSAIFIFIAGSYTPFALLAMPPRTGTEMLAIVWAGAAAGVALKVWWPSSPRWVGVPLYLLLGYVGIWFASTLLDGGGPIVVGLLIAGGALYNVGAVFFAIRWPNPWPRTFGYHEFFHAFTAAAAVSHYAAVWFVVV, encoded by the coding sequence ATGACGCCTCGCCGGGCGGACCCGAAAGCAGCTTCTCCAGCGGGAGATCTGGTGACCCCCGTCGTCGACGACCTGCCCCAAGGTCTCGCCGACACCGTCGCCGACCTGATCGGGAGACCGCGCGCACGCGGCTGGATCCACCTCTGCTCGGCGGCCATCGCCACCGTGGGCGGGCTGGCACTGGTGTCGGTTGCGGGAATCACATCAACACAGAAAGCCGTACTTGCGACCCTCATCTACACCGTCACCATTGTCGCGATGTTCAGCGTCAGCGCCATCTATCACCGCAAGCACTGGCACAATCCGGTGGCCTTGAAGTGGATGCAGCGGCTGGACCACTCAGCGATCTTCATCTTCATCGCCGGTAGCTACACCCCGTTCGCACTGCTGGCGATGCCGCCACGCACCGGCACCGAGATGCTGGCGATCGTCTGGGCGGGGGCAGCAGCCGGCGTGGCACTGAAGGTGTGGTGGCCGTCCTCCCCGCGATGGGTCGGCGTGCCGCTCTACCTCTTGCTCGGCTATGTGGGGATCTGGTTCGCCAGCACCCTGCTCGATGGCGGAGGTCCGATCGTCGTCGGCCTGCTCATCGCCGGCGGGGCCCTCTACAACGTCGGCGCCGTCTTTTTCGCCATTCGTTGGCCGAACCCATGGCCGCGCACCTTCGGCTATCACGAGTTTTTTCACGCCTTCACCGCAGCCGCGGCGGTGAGTCACTACGCCGCCGTGTGGTTCGTCGTCGTGTAG
- a CDS encoding ZIP family metal transporter, translating to MAVLVAFGSFITTLLGGYAALRIRSYRYLVLGLAAGLMLGAVSFDLLPEALNDDPWRLFGIPTPLVAFVFGFLVLHVIEHAVGIHRGQASRESEVNEAPAVGLLAASGLVGHSVMDGFSIGAGFQAGAAVGVVVAVAVIGHDFADGFNTYTVTWLYGNSRRRALMLLVADAVAPVAGAALTLLVTIPHRLLDCYLGFFAGFLMYLASADILPRAQAGRHGAATLACTIAGVMFMLLIVGLAT from the coding sequence GTGGCTGTTCTTGTAGCCTTCGGTTCGTTCATCACCACGTTGCTCGGCGGTTACGCCGCCCTGCGCATCAGGTCCTATCGCTATCTGGTGCTCGGCTTGGCCGCCGGGCTGATGCTCGGAGCGGTGAGCTTCGATTTGCTGCCCGAAGCGTTGAACGACGATCCCTGGCGCCTGTTCGGCATACCTACCCCGTTGGTGGCTTTCGTGTTCGGCTTCTTGGTGCTGCACGTGATCGAACACGCGGTGGGCATCCATCGCGGCCAGGCATCACGCGAGAGCGAGGTGAACGAAGCGCCCGCCGTCGGACTGCTGGCGGCATCGGGACTGGTCGGGCACAGCGTCATGGACGGCTTTTCCATCGGCGCCGGGTTTCAGGCGGGTGCTGCCGTCGGCGTGGTGGTAGCAGTGGCGGTGATCGGCCACGATTTTGCCGACGGCTTCAACACCTACACCGTGACCTGGCTCTACGGCAACAGCCGTCGCCGCGCGCTGATGCTGCTGGTCGCTGACGCCGTGGCGCCGGTTGCCGGTGCGGCTCTCACGTTGCTCGTGACGATTCCGCATCGGCTACTCGATTGCTATCTAGGGTTCTTCGCCGGCTTCCTCATGTATCTGGCGAGCGCCGATATCCTGCCCCGGGCTCAGGCCGGACGTCATGGTGCTGCGACGTTGGCATGCACGATCGCCGGGGTGATGTTCATGTTGTTGATCGTGGGACTCGCGACCTGA
- a CDS encoding phosphoketolase family protein, whose translation MSEDQLRLIDSYWRAANYLSVGQIYLLDNPLLAEPLEAEHVKPRLLGHWGTTPGLNLIYAHLNRVIRDRDADVIYVTGPGHGGPGLVANAYLEGTYSEVYPGIGQDAEGLRKLFRQFSFPGGIPSHVAAQTPGSIHEGGELGYSLVHAFGAAFDNPNLVVACVIGDGEAETGPLAASWHSNKFLNPAIDGAVLPILHLNGYKIANPTVLERIPSPELEALLRGYGYRPITVSGDEPKIVHQQLAAAFDDAFDAISAIQKAARNGGVADRPVWPMIVLRTPKGWTGPKVVDGKPVEGTWRAHQVPLAETRDNPEHRAQLESWLHSYRPAELFDEHGALRPELRALPPTGARRMSANPHANGGQLLRELDLPDFADYAVPVDQPAATMHEATRVLGAFLRDVIVRNPDRFRLMGPDETASNRLGAVFESTDKVWLSRTTPDDENLAPDGRVMEVLSEHLCQGWLEGYLLTGRHGLFNCYEAFVHIVDSMFNQHAKWLSTSRELSWRQPIASLNYLLSSHVWRQDHNGASHQDPGFIDLVANKRPEIVRVYLPPDANSLLSVTDHCLRSRNYVNVIVAGKQPALSYLPMDDAILHCTRGLGIWQWASTATAEPDVVMACAGDIPTLETLAAADILRRELPELRVRLVNVVDLMRLLPDSEHPHGLTDHEFDALFTTDKPVIFAYHGYPWLIHRLTYRRDVHHYIHVRGFKERGTTTTPFDMVMLNDLDRFHLVMDVIDRVDGLAERAAMLRQRMVDSRLAARRYTREHGEDDPAISDWTWSST comes from the coding sequence ATGAGTGAAGACCAGCTGCGTCTGATCGACAGCTACTGGCGCGCGGCCAATTACCTGTCGGTCGGTCAGATCTACCTGCTGGACAACCCGCTGCTGGCCGAACCGCTCGAAGCTGAGCACGTCAAGCCCAGACTGTTGGGGCACTGGGGTACAACGCCCGGACTCAACCTGATCTACGCGCACCTGAACCGCGTCATCCGCGACCGGGACGCCGATGTCATCTACGTCACCGGACCAGGCCACGGTGGACCGGGACTGGTGGCCAACGCATATCTGGAGGGCACCTACAGTGAGGTGTATCCCGGCATCGGGCAGGACGCTGAGGGTTTGCGAAAGCTGTTCCGGCAGTTCTCTTTTCCCGGGGGCATCCCGAGCCACGTTGCCGCCCAGACTCCCGGGTCGATCCACGAGGGCGGCGAGCTCGGCTACTCCCTGGTCCATGCTTTCGGTGCGGCATTCGACAATCCCAACCTGGTCGTCGCGTGTGTGATCGGTGACGGTGAGGCCGAAACCGGGCCGCTCGCCGCGAGCTGGCATTCCAACAAGTTCCTCAACCCGGCGATCGACGGGGCAGTATTGCCGATTCTGCACCTGAACGGATACAAGATCGCCAATCCGACTGTGCTGGAACGCATACCGTCACCCGAGTTGGAAGCCCTGTTGCGCGGGTACGGCTACCGCCCGATCACGGTTTCCGGAGACGAGCCGAAGATCGTTCATCAGCAGCTCGCGGCGGCGTTCGACGACGCGTTCGACGCGATCTCAGCGATTCAGAAGGCGGCGCGAAACGGGGGAGTCGCCGACCGTCCCGTGTGGCCGATGATCGTGCTCCGCACGCCCAAAGGCTGGACCGGTCCCAAAGTGGTGGACGGCAAGCCGGTGGAAGGTACCTGGCGAGCGCATCAGGTGCCGCTGGCCGAAACGCGCGACAACCCCGAACATCGCGCGCAGCTGGAAAGCTGGCTGCACAGCTACCGCCCGGCGGAACTCTTCGACGAGCACGGGGCGCTGCGTCCTGAACTCAGAGCCTTACCACCGACCGGGGCGCGGCGGATGAGCGCCAATCCGCACGCCAACGGTGGGCAACTGCTCCGCGAATTGGACCTGCCCGACTTCGCCGACTACGCGGTGCCAGTGGATCAACCGGCCGCCACAATGCACGAAGCGACCCGCGTTCTGGGGGCTTTCCTTCGCGACGTCATCGTGCGTAATCCCGACCGCTTCCGATTGATGGGCCCGGACGAGACCGCATCGAACCGGCTCGGGGCGGTCTTCGAATCGACCGACAAGGTCTGGCTGTCGAGGACCACGCCCGACGACGAGAACCTCGCACCCGATGGCCGGGTGATGGAAGTGCTCTCCGAGCACCTCTGCCAGGGCTGGCTCGAGGGATATCTCCTGACCGGTCGGCACGGCCTCTTCAACTGCTACGAAGCGTTCGTCCACATCGTCGATTCGATGTTCAACCAGCATGCCAAATGGTTGTCCACCAGCCGCGAACTGTCCTGGCGGCAGCCGATCGCATCGCTGAATTACCTTCTGAGCTCCCATGTTTGGCGCCAGGACCACAACGGCGCATCTCATCAGGACCCGGGATTCATCGATCTGGTCGCCAACAAGCGTCCCGAGATCGTGCGGGTCTACCTGCCGCCGGACGCCAACAGTTTGCTGTCGGTGACAGACCACTGCCTGCGAAGCCGTAATTATGTCAACGTCATCGTGGCCGGCAAGCAGCCCGCGCTGTCGTATCTGCCGATGGACGACGCGATTCTGCACTGCACCCGCGGTCTGGGCATCTGGCAGTGGGCCAGCACTGCGACCGCCGAACCCGACGTGGTGATGGCCTGTGCGGGAGACATTCCCACGCTGGAGACGTTGGCTGCCGCCGACATTCTGCGACGAGAACTGCCCGAGCTTCGGGTGCGACTGGTCAACGTGGTCGACCTAATGCGGCTGCTGCCGGACTCCGAGCATCCGCACGGGCTCACCGATCATGAATTCGACGCGTTGTTCACCACCGATAAACCGGTCATCTTCGCCTACCACGGCTACCCGTGGCTGATTCATCGGCTGACGTATCGCCGCGACGTGCACCACTACATCCATGTGCGGGGATTCAAGGAGCGAGGCACCACCACGACGCCGTTCGACATGGTGATGCTCAACGATCTGGATCGCTTCCATCTGGTGATGGACGTCATCGATCGGGTTGACGGGTTGGCCGAGCGCGCAGCGATGTTGCGCCAACGGATGGTGGACTCGCGCCTGGCCGCTCGCCGGTACACCCGTGAGCACGGCGAGGACGACCCGGCGATCTCCGACTGGACATGGTCGTCAACGTGA
- a CDS encoding universal stress protein gives MNNALPPRPVVVAVDGSDAAIGAAEWAAKEAVHHAVALRLVHVIHESADLDGPERQYSESALHAACSAVKATGLPVEVDTEVLHGDVGAALIGESESATLVCVGSAGIGRVAAAVLGSTAATLAERARCPVAIIRRSHGRPLPEAGFIVVILDGDPGDENAMRWGMEEARVRRAPVLALGVWSWPHFDIDNERVYRRLNHWLHRYPDVKVEVATTRLSAQRYLQTFIGAIQLVVIGHGGADRVLQLVGPHKVPIRAHADCSVLVAHGAEQTDDNERGCPPAPERSVL, from the coding sequence ATGAACAACGCATTGCCACCAAGACCCGTCGTCGTCGCCGTGGACGGCTCGGACGCAGCGATCGGTGCGGCCGAATGGGCAGCCAAGGAAGCCGTCCACCACGCCGTTGCGCTCCGGCTCGTACACGTCATCCACGAATCGGCCGACCTCGACGGACCCGAGCGCCAATATTCGGAAAGCGCTTTGCACGCCGCCTGTTCGGCGGTAAAAGCAACCGGGCTTCCCGTCGAGGTCGACACCGAGGTGCTACACGGCGACGTCGGGGCGGCACTGATCGGGGAGTCGGAAAGCGCGACCCTCGTCTGCGTCGGGTCCGCGGGCATCGGCCGGGTTGCTGCTGCGGTCCTGGGATCGACCGCCGCGACGCTCGCTGAGCGAGCACGCTGCCCGGTGGCGATCATCCGGCGCAGTCACGGCCGGCCGCTGCCGGAGGCCGGCTTCATTGTCGTAATCCTCGACGGTGATCCGGGTGATGAGAATGCGATGCGGTGGGGTATGGAAGAAGCCCGGGTGCGGCGTGCACCCGTCCTCGCGCTGGGCGTCTGGTCCTGGCCGCATTTCGACATCGACAACGAACGCGTCTATCGCCGATTGAACCACTGGCTGCATCGATATCCGGACGTCAAGGTCGAAGTCGCGACGACCCGGCTGAGCGCGCAGCGGTATCTCCAGACCTTCATCGGGGCGATTCAGCTGGTCGTGATCGGCCACGGAGGCGCCGACCGGGTGCTGCAGTTGGTGGGCCCGCACAAGGTGCCGATCCGCGCCCACGCCGATTGTTCAGTTCTCGTTGCCCACGGCGCCGAACAAACCGACGATAATGAACGGGGGTGTCCGCCAGCACCGGAAAGAAGTGTTCTGTGA